In the Lentimicrobium sp. L6 genome, one interval contains:
- a CDS encoding sodium ion-translocating decarboxylase subunit beta, with the protein MSGMGGVMKFYEYSGFNNVTTGHLVMLFVGLFFIFLAIKYDYEPLLLIPIGIGIIIGNIPFMEGAGLKLGIYEEGSVMNYLYYGVTLGIYPPLIFLGIGAMTDFSSLISNPKLMLLGAAAQIGIFLTFLGAIALGFNPPEAGAIGIIGGADGPTAIFLSSKLANGINLYNGETVLNLIGPIAIAAYSYMALVPVIQPPIMRLLTNDKERVIRMKPPRVVPKLEKIMFPIIGLLLTGFISPSSLPLLGMLFFGNLLKESGRTKRLADTARNPMIDIVTILLGITVGASTQATVFLKGTSLMIFGLGAASFIIATAGGILFAKFMNIFLKDGEKINPLVGAAGVSAVPDSARVVQHEGLKYDPTNHLLMHAMAPNVSGVIGSAVAAGILLSFLA; encoded by the coding sequence ATGTCTGGAATGGGCGGAGTAATGAAGTTTTACGAATACTCTGGCTTTAATAATGTTACAACAGGTCACCTTGTGATGCTTTTCGTCGGATTATTCTTTATCTTCCTAGCCATTAAATACGATTACGAACCCTTGCTTTTAATTCCTATAGGAATTGGTATCATAATAGGCAACATCCCCTTTATGGAAGGAGCAGGTTTAAAATTAGGTATTTATGAGGAAGGTAGTGTTATGAATTATCTATATTATGGTGTAACACTTGGTATATACCCTCCTCTAATTTTCTTAGGAATTGGAGCCATGACAGATTTCTCTTCATTAATCTCTAATCCCAAATTGATGCTTTTAGGAGCTGCTGCTCAAATTGGTATCTTCCTTACTTTCCTTGGAGCTATTGCTTTAGGATTTAATCCACCAGAAGCTGGTGCTATTGGAATTATTGGTGGAGCAGATGGCCCTACCGCGATTTTTCTTTCGTCTAAATTAGCAAATGGTATTAACTTATATAACGGAGAGACTGTATTAAACTTAATTGGCCCTATTGCCATTGCTGCTTATTCATACATGGCCCTAGTACCTGTAATCCAACCTCCAATCATGCGTTTATTAACGAATGATAAAGAGCGTGTTATTAGAATGAAACCTCCTAGAGTTGTTCCTAAATTAGAGAAAATTATGTTCCCTATTATTGGACTATTGCTAACAGGTTTTATTTCTCCAAGTTCATTACCATTATTAGGTATGCTATTCTTTGGTAACTTGCTAAAAGAAAGTGGAAGAACTAAACGATTAGCTGATACTGCTCGAAATCCAATGATCGATATCGTAACTATTCTTTTGGGTATCACTGTAGGAGCTTCTACTCAAGCTACTGTATTCTTAAAAGGAACTTCTTTAATGATTTTCGGACTAGGAGCTGCTTCATTTATCATTGCAACCGCAGGAGGAATCCTTTTTGCAAAATTCATGAATATATTCTTGAAAGATGGAGAAAAAATCAACCCTCTAGTAGGTGCAGCTGGTGTTAGTGCTGTTCCAGATAGTGCTCGTGTAGTACAACACGAAGGTTTAAAATACGATCCGACCAACCACCTTCTTATGCATGCCATGGCCCCCAATGTAAGTGGTGTTATTGGTTCTGCCGTAGCCGCTGGTATCCTATTGAGCTTTTTGGCATAA
- a CDS encoding biotin/lipoyl-containing protein has product MKSYKFKIRGNEYEVDIKSTEGNLFDIEVNGTSYQVELDREVSQSKTPTMVRQAVPTHKTIKKKGDGAIIKVKCPLPGNIMSILVKEKAQVKKGDTLLMYEAMKMENTVLAEKDGVITSIKVQVGEAVLQDHVLLEMK; this is encoded by the coding sequence ATGAAATCATATAAATTCAAAATACGAGGCAACGAATACGAAGTAGATATAAAAAGTACCGAAGGTAATCTTTTCGATATTGAAGTAAATGGTACTTCCTACCAAGTAGAACTTGACCGCGAAGTGAGTCAGTCCAAAACACCAACCATGGTAAGACAGGCTGTACCAACTCACAAAACAATTAAGAAAAAAGGAGATGGTGCAATAATTAAGGTTAAATGCCCTCTTCCTGGTAATATCATGAGTATTTTAGTAAAAGAAAAAGCCCAAGTTAAAAAAGGTGATACTTTACTGATGTACGAAGCCATGAAAATGGAAAACACAGTATTAGCAGAAAAAGATGGAGTCATCACCTCTATTAAAGTTCAAGTGGGTGAGGCCGTTCTTCAAGATCATGTTTTACTTGAAATGAAATAA
- a CDS encoding OadG family protein, which translates to MEHLNLILLNSTMDFGITVTLIGYLIVLSALIFLFLVYLLIPKLLDMYTRSRMRRAGKKDAEESTIGHSGEVNAAISMAIYLCMNEKHDIESGKITAKKLSKRYSPWSSKIYTIQGGLNSRF; encoded by the coding sequence ATGGAACATCTAAATTTAATATTGCTTAATAGCACCATGGACTTCGGAATCACAGTTACTTTAATTGGATATCTAATTGTTCTTTCTGCACTTATTTTCTTATTCCTAGTATACTTACTAATACCCAAATTATTAGATATGTATACACGTTCTAGAATGAGAAGAGCTGGTAAAAAAGATGCAGAAGAAAGTACAATTGGTCATTCAGGAGAAGTAAATGCGGCTATTAGTATGGCTATATATCTTTGCATGAACGAAAAGCATGATATTGAAAGTGGTAAAATCACAGCTAAAAAATTGTCAAAACGATATTCTCCATGGAGTTCTAAGATATACACCATTCAGGGAGGTTTAAATTCAAGATTTTAA
- a CDS encoding acyl-CoA carboxylase subunit beta, whose protein sequence is MAIQDKIDLLIKKREEAALGGGEKRIASQHAKGKFTARERIDILLDEGSFEEFDMFVTHRCTNFGMDKQHFLGDGVVTGHGTIDGRIVYVYSQDFTVFGGSLSETFAEKICKVMDMAMKVGAPVIGINDSGGARIQEGVNSLAGYAEIFQRNIMASGVIPQISAIFGPCAGGAVYSPALTDVVIMSEESSYMFVTGPKVTKTVTGEDITTEDLGGADVHTSKSGVAHYKAENEEEGLMLIRKLMEYLPNNNMEDPIQTTCNDPLDRIDDVLNEIIPENPNQPYEMKDIIWSLADNNEFFEFQRHFAKNIITGFIKLNGNPTAVVANQPNYLAGVLDINASRKAARFVRFCDAFNIPILTLVDVPGFLPGSKQEHNGIITHGAKLMFAYGEATVPKVTITIRKSYGGAHDVMSSKQLRGDVNYAWPTAEIAVMGAKGAIEVLEGRKMSTMTPEEATKYAVIKEDEYKEQFANPYNAARYGYIDDVIEPRNTRFRIVRAFRTLTNKKDMNPPKKHGNIPL, encoded by the coding sequence ATGGCAATACAAGATAAAATAGACTTGCTCATCAAAAAACGGGAAGAAGCAGCCCTTGGCGGAGGAGAAAAAAGAATAGCCTCCCAGCACGCCAAAGGGAAATTCACAGCCCGTGAGCGAATTGACATCTTACTCGACGAGGGCAGTTTCGAAGAGTTTGATATGTTTGTAACTCACAGATGTACTAACTTTGGCATGGATAAGCAGCATTTCTTAGGAGATGGTGTAGTGACAGGTCATGGAACAATAGATGGTCGCATTGTTTACGTTTACTCTCAAGACTTCACGGTATTTGGAGGTTCTTTATCAGAAACTTTCGCTGAGAAAATTTGTAAAGTAATGGACATGGCTATGAAAGTAGGAGCACCTGTTATCGGCATCAATGATAGCGGAGGAGCACGTATTCAAGAAGGTGTAAATAGTTTAGCTGGTTATGCTGAGATCTTCCAAAGAAACATTATGGCTTCAGGAGTTATTCCTCAAATCTCTGCAATTTTTGGTCCTTGTGCTGGTGGAGCCGTATATTCTCCAGCTCTTACTGATGTTGTCATCATGAGTGAAGAATCTAGTTATATGTTTGTTACTGGCCCTAAAGTAACAAAAACAGTAACTGGAGAAGATATCACTACCGAAGACCTTGGTGGTGCAGATGTTCATACTTCCAAATCAGGTGTTGCTCACTACAAAGCAGAAAATGAAGAAGAAGGTTTAATGTTAATTAGAAAACTGATGGAATATCTTCCTAACAATAATATGGAAGACCCCATTCAAACTACTTGTAACGACCCTCTTGATCGTATTGATGATGTATTAAATGAAATCATTCCAGAAAACCCAAATCAGCCTTATGAAATGAAGGACATCATTTGGAGTTTAGCAGATAATAATGAATTCTTTGAGTTCCAAAGACATTTTGCTAAAAACATCATCACAGGTTTTATTAAATTAAATGGCAATCCAACTGCAGTTGTTGCCAATCAACCTAATTATTTAGCTGGTGTACTAGATATCAACGCCAGTAGAAAAGCTGCTCGCTTTGTACGTTTCTGCGATGCTTTCAATATTCCTATCTTAACATTGGTTGATGTTCCTGGTTTCTTACCTGGTAGCAAACAAGAGCATAACGGAATTATTACTCATGGTGCTAAGTTAATGTTTGCTTATGGTGAAGCTACAGTTCCAAAAGTAACAATTACAATCCGTAAATCCTACGGTGGTGCACATGATGTAATGAGCTCTAAACAATTAAGAGGAGACGTTAATTACGCGTGGCCAACTGCAGAAATCGCTGTAATGGGCGCCAAAGGTGCTATCGAAGTATTAGAAGGCAGAAAAATGTCGACTATGACTCCTGAAGAAGCTACTAAATATGCCGTTATAAAAGAGGACGAATACAAAGAACAATTCGCTAATCCCTATAATGCAGCAAGATATGGCTATATTGACGATGTCATTGAGCCTAGAAATACTAGATTTAGAATTGTTAGAGCTTTCAGAACATTAACAAACAAGAAGGATATGAATCCTCCAAAGAAACACGGAAACATTCCTTTGTAA
- the mce gene encoding methylmalonyl-CoA epimerase, with protein MKPTHIEHIGIAVSNLEESIKYYEEVLGLECYAVEEVTDQKVKTAFFMVGQTKLELLEATADDSPVAKFLDKKGPGVHHIAFAMDDVTTALNDAEAKGVRLIDKEPRGGAEGLRIGFLHPKSTGGVLTEFCGKK; from the coding sequence ATGAAACCAACCCACATAGAGCACATAGGAATTGCAGTTAGCAACCTTGAAGAGAGCATTAAATACTACGAGGAAGTTTTAGGATTAGAATGCTATGCTGTTGAAGAAGTTACAGACCAGAAAGTAAAAACAGCTTTTTTTATGGTAGGTCAAACAAAACTCGAATTATTAGAAGCTACTGCTGATGATAGCCCAGTTGCTAAATTTCTAGATAAAAAAGGCCCTGGCGTTCACCATATAGCTTTTGCAATGGATGATGTAACTACTGCCTTAAATGATGCCGAAGCAAAAGGCGTACGTTTGATTGATAAAGAACCTCGTGGCGGTGCTGAAGGTTTAAGAATCGGATTCCTCCATCCTAAATCAACAGGTGGGGTTCTTACAGAGTTTTGTGGTAAAAAATAA
- the thiL gene encoding thiamine-phosphate kinase — protein MFEERKKRTEISELGEFRLIEILTKDFEIKQESTLTGIGDDAAILGFKEDEKVLVSTDLLVEGIHFHLSYVPLKHLGYKAAIVNFSDMAAMNALPTQITVGIALSNRFSLEAVQEIYEGIKLACDKYNVDLVGGDTTSSTSGLVISITVIGKAKEERIVKRSGAKEKDLLVTTGDLGAAYAGLLLLERERKVFEKTPEVQPEFSGFEYVIERQLKPEARVDIVKKLEELDVIPTSMIDISDGLGSEILHLCKASKLGCHLYENKIPLDVQTHQVSDDFGIHPATLALNGGEDYQLLFTISQDDYEKIKDDDSFIIIGHMMDEGTGAQMITEIDKAIPIRAQGWDGLKAEQ, from the coding sequence ATGTTCGAAGAGAGAAAGAAAAGAACCGAAATATCCGAATTAGGTGAGTTTAGATTGATAGAAATTTTAACTAAAGATTTTGAGATTAAACAAGAGAGTACTCTCACAGGAATTGGTGATGATGCCGCTATTCTTGGTTTTAAGGAGGATGAAAAAGTATTGGTTTCTACCGATTTATTAGTGGAAGGAATTCATTTTCACTTGTCATATGTTCCATTAAAACATTTGGGTTATAAAGCTGCTATTGTAAATTTTTCTGATATGGCTGCTATGAATGCACTTCCTACTCAGATAACTGTTGGAATAGCATTAAGTAATCGCTTTTCTTTAGAGGCTGTGCAAGAAATATATGAGGGGATAAAGCTTGCTTGCGACAAGTATAATGTTGACTTAGTGGGTGGCGATACTACTAGCAGCACTAGTGGTTTGGTGATTTCAATAACTGTTATTGGAAAAGCAAAAGAGGAGCGTATTGTTAAAAGATCTGGAGCCAAGGAAAAAGACTTGTTGGTTACAACTGGCGATTTAGGAGCAGCATATGCTGGGCTTTTATTGCTGGAAAGAGAAAGGAAAGTGTTTGAAAAAACACCTGAAGTACAACCCGAGTTTTCTGGTTTTGAATATGTTATAGAGCGTCAGTTAAAGCCAGAGGCGAGAGTGGATATTGTGAAAAAGTTAGAGGAGTTAGATGTTATTCCAACATCAATGATAGACATTAGCGATGGCTTAGGTTCTGAAATTCTTCACCTTTGTAAAGCTTCAAAATTGGGCTGTCATCTCTATGAAAATAAAATTCCTTTGGATGTTCAAACCCATCAGGTTTCTGATGACTTTGGGATTCATCCGGCGACCTTAGCATTAAATGGGGGGGAAGATTATCAGCTTTTGTTTACCATCTCTCAAGATGATTATGAGAAAATTAAGGATGATGATTCTTTTATCATTATTGGTCATATGATGGATGAAGGGACAGGAGCACAGATGATTACTGAAATTGATAAGGCCATTCCTATTAGAGCTCAAGGTTGGGATGGCTTAAAAGCTGAACAATAG
- the uvrC gene encoding excinuclease ABC subunit UvrC yields MNEAHEAIKKQIRTLPHQPGVYQYFDKNEQIIYVGKAKNLKKRVSSYFAGLQNHSGKLKVLVKKIVSLKFIVVETEVDALLLENNLIKKYQPRYNILLKDDKTFPWICIKNEAFPRVFSTRKKIDDGSQYFGPYASGKMMKTILELIRQLYPIRTCAHHLSQKNIEAGKFKVCLDYHLGNCLGPCVGKQRTEDYDGNIKEIARILKGNIASLIQELKQKMMSYAEAMEFEKAQMLKERLEVLTSYRSKSMVVNPNIKNVDVFSFFEDEEAAYINFMKVIDGAIVQTHTLELKKKLEESPVQLLEMGIAEIRQTYGLEAEEMLLPFEISLAFDNIYITIPKIGDKKHLLELSERNAKYYQLDKKKKKDLIDPERHVKRILDKMKEELRMNELPRHIECFDNSNFQGDYPVAAMVMFKNTKPYKKGYRHYNIKTVVGPDDFASMAEVIYRRYKRLQEENADLPQLIVVDGGKGQLSAAVSSLDRLGLRGKITIVGIAKKLEEIYFPGDSLPLYIDKKSETLKIIQHTRDEAHRFGITHHRSKRDKGTLKTSLTEIKGIGPQTTELLLKKFKSVKKIKEQDLKTLEKEVGLSKAQLLIEYFKTH; encoded by the coding sequence ATGAATGAAGCTCATGAAGCCATAAAGAAGCAGATTAGAACTTTGCCTCACCAGCCAGGGGTTTATCAATATTTTGATAAAAATGAGCAGATCATTTATGTAGGTAAAGCCAAAAACCTAAAGAAACGCGTTTCTTCTTATTTTGCTGGGCTACAAAATCATAGCGGAAAATTAAAGGTTTTAGTCAAAAAAATAGTAAGCCTTAAATTTATAGTGGTGGAGACAGAGGTGGATGCGCTTTTATTGGAGAATAATCTTATCAAAAAGTACCAGCCTCGTTATAATATCCTCCTCAAAGATGATAAGACATTCCCATGGATTTGTATTAAAAATGAAGCGTTTCCTAGAGTCTTTTCTACGCGTAAAAAAATTGATGATGGTTCTCAGTATTTTGGCCCTTATGCTTCTGGTAAGATGATGAAAACCATATTGGAACTGATTCGTCAATTATATCCCATTCGTACTTGTGCTCATCATCTTTCACAAAAGAATATAGAAGCTGGTAAATTTAAAGTTTGTCTCGATTACCATCTTGGTAATTGTCTGGGGCCGTGTGTTGGAAAACAACGCACAGAGGATTATGATGGAAATATAAAAGAGATAGCAAGGATTTTAAAAGGAAACATAGCCAGTTTAATTCAAGAGTTGAAACAAAAGATGATGAGCTATGCCGAAGCAATGGAATTTGAAAAGGCACAAATGCTTAAAGAAAGGTTAGAAGTTTTAACTAGCTATAGAAGTAAATCTATGGTGGTGAATCCAAATATAAAAAATGTGGATGTATTTTCCTTTTTTGAAGACGAGGAAGCTGCTTATATCAATTTTATGAAGGTGATTGATGGGGCCATTGTTCAAACCCATACTCTCGAGTTAAAGAAAAAATTAGAGGAAAGTCCTGTACAATTATTAGAAATGGGAATAGCTGAGATTAGGCAGACTTATGGATTGGAAGCTGAAGAGATGTTATTGCCATTTGAAATAAGTTTAGCATTCGATAATATCTATATCACTATCCCGAAAATTGGTGATAAGAAGCATCTTTTAGAATTAAGTGAGCGTAATGCTAAGTATTATCAGTTGGATAAGAAAAAGAAAAAAGATTTAATAGATCCAGAACGTCACGTAAAAAGAATACTCGATAAAATGAAAGAGGAATTGAGGATGAATGAACTTCCTCGTCATATTGAGTGTTTCGATAATTCCAATTTTCAAGGAGATTATCCAGTTGCTGCCATGGTGATGTTTAAAAACACCAAACCTTATAAAAAAGGATACAGACATTATAATATAAAGACTGTTGTTGGTCCCGATGATTTTGCCTCCATGGCCGAAGTCATATACCGACGCTATAAAAGATTGCAAGAAGAAAATGCCGATTTACCTCAACTGATAGTTGTGGATGGAGGTAAAGGACAATTGAGTGCTGCTGTTTCAAGTCTTGATAGGTTAGGGCTTCGCGGAAAAATCACCATTGTTGGGATTGCCAAAAAGTTGGAGGAAATCTATTTCCCTGGTGATTCTTTACCTTTGTATATTGATAAAAAATCGGAGACATTAAAAATCATACAGCATACAAGAGATGAGGCGCACAGGTTTGGAATTACGCATCATCGAAGCAAAAGAGATAAAGGAACATTAAAAACTTCATTAACTGAAATTAAAGGTATTGGTCCACAGACCACCGAATTATTGCTGAAGAAATTTAAATCGGTTAAGAAAATTAAAGAGCAAGATTTAAAGACCTTAGAAAAAGAGGTGGGTTTATCAAAAGCTCAATTATTGATAGAATATTTTAAAACTCATTAA
- a CDS encoding NAD(P)-dependent oxidoreductase, which produces MKVLFIDTTHEILPQELEEMGFQCDYFDDYKYQDYLNCIADYDGVVIRSKIKMDKHILKQAKKLKFIGRVGAGMENIDVEFAQSLGIACLNSPEGNRDAVAEHALGMILALRNHLVRVNQEVRNGIWIREENRGFELKGKTLAIIGYGNMGRAFAQRLLGFEMKVIAYDKYKSNFSDEYAQEVALEEVFKQADVISYHVPLTEETRYMFNDEFISQMNKPFYLINTARGPVVNTADLMKGIEAGQVLGAALDVLEFEGVSFEKLKEEDLPESFQKLISSDQVLLSPHIAGWTMESNIKLSSFIVEKIAALNLL; this is translated from the coding sequence ATGAAAGTTTTATTTATAGATACTACTCATGAAATCCTGCCTCAAGAACTAGAGGAAATGGGCTTTCAATGCGATTATTTTGATGATTATAAATATCAGGATTATCTAAATTGTATTGCTGATTATGATGGAGTAGTGATTCGTAGTAAAATTAAAATGGACAAGCATATTCTGAAACAAGCCAAAAAACTAAAGTTTATTGGTAGAGTTGGAGCGGGAATGGAAAATATTGATGTAGAATTTGCCCAATCTTTAGGAATCGCTTGCCTCAATTCTCCTGAAGGAAACCGCGATGCTGTTGCTGAACATGCCTTAGGAATGATTCTCGCCTTAAGAAATCATTTGGTTAGAGTTAATCAGGAAGTTAGAAATGGCATCTGGATAAGAGAAGAAAACCGAGGCTTTGAGCTAAAAGGAAAAACATTGGCTATAATCGGATATGGAAATATGGGAAGAGCTTTTGCCCAAAGACTTCTAGGTTTTGAGATGAAGGTGATTGCCTACGATAAATATAAAAGCAATTTTTCTGATGAATATGCCCAAGAAGTAGCTTTAGAGGAGGTTTTTAAACAAGCTGATGTCATCAGTTATCATGTGCCTTTAACCGAAGAAACTCGCTATATGTTCAATGATGAATTTATTTCGCAAATGAACAAACCATTCTATCTCATCAATACGGCTCGTGGACCAGTTGTAAACACAGCTGATTTAATGAAAGGGATAGAAGCTGGACAAGTATTGGGAGCAGCATTAGATGTTTTGGAGTTTGAAGGTGTGTCTTTTGAGAAGCTAAAAGAAGAAGATTTACCCGAAAGTTTCCAAAAATTAATCTCCTCCGATCAGGTTTTATTGAGCCCTCATATTGCTGGTTGGACCATGGAATCTAATATAAAACTATCCTCTTTTATTGTGGAGAAGATAGCAGCTTTAAACCTACTATAG
- a CDS encoding C69 family dipeptidase yields the protein MKKILVLVLVAFTVVFSSHQASACTNYLITKGASTDGSTMISYAADSHVLYGELYHWPATTWAKDAMLDVYEWDTGKYLGEIKQAAKTYNVVGNMNEFQLAIGETTYGGRSELRDPKGIMDYGSLIYITLQRAKNAREAIKTIAGLMAEYGYYSSGESFSISDPNEVWIMELISKGPDNKGAVWVARRIPDGYVSGHANQARITTFPLSDGKTSISSDEMDKIFNKEVENVYAADVITFAREKGYFSGADKNFSFSDSYAPVDFGGARFCEIRVWSMFNEITDDANNYWEYVKGNIEHGKKLANGDENKDHYPTNRMPLWVKPNRKISVQDMMFFMRNHLEGTELDMSKDMGAGAFENPYRWRPLTWKVDGETYCNERATATQQTGFSFISQSRSWLPDPVGGIIWFGVDDASSCVYVPLYSSITKAPRTLERGNGKMMVWSDDAAFWVFNQVTNLAYTRYNEIHPEVEKKQQMFEDQFVMHTDMVDQRAVALYEKNPHSAAEYLTHYSCSQADMVTYAWKDFYKYLFMKYMDGNIKTANPGHQNPNMKQPGYGDKWYKKIADETGDKLKMPASGGH from the coding sequence ATGAAGAAGATATTAGTGCTTGTACTAGTGGCTTTCACGGTGGTCTTTTCAAGCCATCAAGCTTCCGCTTGTACCAATTATTTGATTACTAAAGGTGCATCTACTGATGGTTCTACCATGATTAGTTATGCCGCCGATAGTCATGTATTATATGGTGAATTATATCACTGGCCTGCTACAACATGGGCAAAGGATGCGATGTTAGATGTTTATGAATGGGATACAGGAAAGTATCTTGGAGAGATTAAGCAAGCTGCCAAAACTTATAATGTGGTTGGTAATATGAATGAATTTCAGTTGGCCATAGGAGAAACAACTTATGGTGGACGTTCAGAATTGCGTGATCCAAAAGGAATCATGGATTATGGTAGTTTAATATATATCACCTTACAAAGAGCAAAAAATGCTCGTGAAGCGATTAAAACTATCGCTGGTTTAATGGCTGAATATGGATATTATAGTTCTGGTGAATCTTTTTCTATTTCTGATCCTAATGAGGTTTGGATTATGGAATTGATTAGCAAGGGACCTGATAATAAAGGTGCCGTTTGGGTAGCACGTCGTATTCCTGATGGATATGTTTCTGGTCATGCCAATCAAGCTCGTATTACTACTTTCCCTTTAAGTGATGGAAAAACTTCTATTTCTTCTGATGAAATGGATAAGATTTTCAATAAAGAAGTAGAAAATGTTTATGCTGCTGACGTTATCACTTTTGCTCGTGAAAAAGGATATTTCTCCGGTGCAGATAAAAACTTTAGTTTCTCAGATTCTTATGCTCCAGTTGATTTTGGAGGGGCGCGTTTCTGTGAAATTCGCGTTTGGTCTATGTTTAATGAAATTACTGATGATGCCAATAACTATTGGGAATATGTAAAAGGTAATATTGAGCATGGTAAGAAATTAGCCAATGGTGATGAGAATAAAGATCATTACCCAACCAATCGTATGCCTTTATGGGTGAAGCCTAACAGAAAAATATCTGTTCAAGATATGATGTTCTTTATGAGAAATCATTTAGAAGGAACAGAATTAGATATGAGTAAAGATATGGGAGCTGGTGCTTTTGAAAATCCATACCGTTGGAGACCATTGACATGGAAAGTAGATGGCGAAACTTATTGTAACGAGCGTGCTACTGCTACTCAACAAACAGGTTTTTCTTTTATTTCTCAAAGTCGTTCTTGGTTGCCAGATCCAGTTGGTGGAATTATTTGGTTTGGAGTTGATGATGCCTCTAGCTGTGTTTATGTTCCTTTGTATTCTAGTATTACCAAAGCCCCACGTACTTTAGAAAGAGGAAATGGTAAAATGATGGTTTGGTCTGATGATGCTGCTTTCTGGGTATTTAATCAAGTGACAAACTTGGCCTATACTCGTTATAATGAAATTCATCCAGAAGTTGAAAAGAAACAACAAATGTTTGAAGATCAATTTGTGATGCACACTGATATGGTTGACCAACGTGCTGTAGCTCTTTATGAAAAGAATCCTCATTCTGCTGCTGAATATTTAACTCATTATTCTTGTTCACAAGCTGATATGGTTACTTATGCATGGAAAGATTTTTATAAATACTTATTTATGAAATACATGGATGGTAATATCAAGACTGCTAATCCTGGACATCAAAACCCAAATATGAAACAGCCAGGTTATGGTGATAAGTGGTATAAGAAAATCGCAGATGAGACAGGTGATAAACTAAAAATGCCTGCTAGCGGAGGTCATTAA